One Desulforegula conservatrix Mb1Pa DNA window includes the following coding sequences:
- a CDS encoding DUF1189 family protein: protein MKSDFFKIPVKSFHDFNFYKEVIFEWKGTNLLYILVLVAVCWLPIAFRLHFTFNDFAEKYAPELIGQIPEISFNEGLAKSSNELPVYVKNSDTGEIIGLIDTKNKAGTIGNQQNFSFILNSDSITIQNKYGSYQTWQISQLGIDGLTLNQTVLEDWISFSKKYFVPFLFPFAVFLTFAFRMLQIFIYSAMILLLSGLSKTGLKFENAFRLATVAITPGLIFKAVLEALGLSFQFDEAVMSIVTLALSAAAIKSIKNSLPEAES from the coding sequence ATGAAATCTGACTTTTTCAAAATACCTGTAAAATCTTTCCATGACTTCAATTTCTACAAAGAAGTAATATTTGAATGGAAAGGCACAAATCTTCTTTATATTCTTGTTCTTGTTGCGGTCTGCTGGCTTCCAATAGCTTTCAGACTTCATTTCACTTTTAATGATTTTGCAGAGAAATACGCCCCTGAACTGATAGGACAAATCCCTGAAATCAGCTTCAATGAAGGATTAGCCAAAAGTAGTAATGAACTGCCTGTATATGTAAAAAATAGTGATACAGGTGAAATAATCGGACTAATAGATACTAAAAACAAGGCAGGAACCATTGGGAACCAGCAAAATTTTTCTTTCATACTGAATAGTGACTCAATAACAATACAGAACAAATACGGCTCTTATCAGACATGGCAAATCAGTCAACTTGGAATTGATGGCTTAACCCTCAACCAGACAGTTCTGGAAGACTGGATATCATTTTCAAAAAAGTATTTTGTGCCTTTTCTTTTCCCATTCGCTGTTTTTCTGACATTCGCGTTCAGAATGCTCCAGATATTCATTTACAGCGCAATGATTCTTCTGCTTTCAGGACTTTCAAAAACGGGGCTTAAATTTGAAAATGCATTCAGACTTGCCACAGTCGCCATTACTCCAGGGCTGATTTTCAAAGCCGTGCTTGAAGCATTGGGCCTGTCCTTCCAGTTTGATGAGGCAGTAATGAGCATTGTAACACTTGCTCTTTCAGCTGCCGCAATCAAAAGCATCAAAAACAGTTTACCGGAGGCCGAGTCCTGA
- a CDS encoding phenylpyruvate tautomerase MIF-related protein, protein MPVIRIETSIRLDDDNKKIFAEKISSFASEILGKPEAVMMITILDGLVICFAATHEPSAYLELKSVGLKPGDCGELSAKLCDFIHKELGINPARTYIEYKNLDPAMFGWNNKALA, encoded by the coding sequence ATGCCTGTAATACGTATTGAAACAAGTATAAGACTTGATGATGATAATAAAAAGATTTTTGCTGAAAAAATATCTTCATTTGCTTCTGAAATCCTTGGAAAACCCGAGGCTGTTATGATGATAACCATTCTTGACGGACTCGTAATCTGCTTTGCTGCGACTCATGAGCCATCCGCCTATCTGGAGCTTAAAAGCGTCGGACTTAAGCCAGGAGACTGCGGAGAGCTGTCTGCAAAGCTGTGCGATTTCATTCACAAGGAATTGGGAATAAATCCGGCAAGGACTTATATTGAGTACAAGAATCTTGATCCGGCAATGTTTGGATGGAACAACAAGGCATTAGCATAA
- a CDS encoding flagellar basal body rod protein FlgC codes for MNVIGNNISALSAFGTQMSVTSNNIANVNTDGFKRSRTVLEEGQNSSVTPRVEKINTPGPLVQESSETGEMRELSNVDLAQEITSTIPTQRGYEANLKMVQTKDEMLGKVIDMKA; via the coding sequence ATGAACGTAATAGGAAATAATATCTCAGCTTTATCTGCCTTTGGAACCCAGATGAGCGTCACCTCCAACAATATTGCCAATGTCAATACGGACGGCTTCAAAAGAAGCAGGACAGTACTTGAGGAAGGCCAGAACAGCTCGGTAACTCCAAGGGTTGAAAAAATCAACACCCCTGGGCCACTAGTCCAGGAAAGCAGTGAAACAGGAGAAATGCGGGAGCTTTCCAATGTTGACCTTGCCCAGGAAATTACCAGCACAATTCCGACACAGCGAGGCTATGAAGCCAATCTTAAAATGGTGCAGACAAAAGATGAAATGCTTGGCAAAGTAATAGACATGAAAGCTTAA
- a CDS encoding NAD-dependent epimerase/dehydratase family protein, which produces MGRGTDMHEKLNILVTGGAGFLGKAIVKRLVSRGYNVTSFSRGFYPELEKMGVRQVQGDLSDKKHVTEVCSGMDGVFHVAAKAGVWGSYEEYFDTNVKGTENIIEACFFHKIQRLVYTSSPSVVFNGSDVEGGDESLPYPDSFHAHYPKTKAIAEKLVIEASKKGLRSISLRPHLIWGPEDNHLVPRILARAKRLARVGNENKLVDTIYVDNAAHAHMLAFDRLDENHDLSGNVYFISQDEPIPLWDMVNAILAAGGKEPVTRVAPASVVKAAGIIFESVYGFFKIKKEPPMTKFVAEELATAHWFNISRAKNDLGYAPEISTTEGLKILKNWLDKNNVRN; this is translated from the coding sequence ATGGGCAGAGGAACAGACATGCACGAAAAACTGAATATTCTCGTAACAGGCGGCGCAGGTTTTCTTGGCAAGGCAATAGTAAAAAGACTCGTTTCCAGAGGGTATAATGTAACCAGCTTTTCAAGGGGGTTTTATCCTGAGCTTGAGAAAATGGGCGTCAGACAGGTTCAGGGAGATCTATCTGACAAAAAACATGTAACGGAAGTCTGTTCAGGAATGGACGGCGTTTTCCATGTCGCTGCCAAGGCAGGGGTCTGGGGATCTTACGAGGAATATTTTGATACCAATGTAAAAGGTACTGAAAACATAATCGAAGCCTGCTTTTTTCATAAAATCCAGAGACTTGTTTATACAAGTTCCCCAAGTGTGGTTTTCAATGGTTCAGATGTGGAAGGAGGAGACGAAAGCCTTCCTTATCCTGATAGTTTTCATGCCCATTACCCGAAAACAAAGGCCATTGCAGAAAAACTTGTGATTGAGGCTTCAAAAAAAGGGCTTAGATCAATTTCTCTTAGGCCCCATCTTATCTGGGGGCCTGAAGACAATCATCTGGTTCCGAGAATTCTTGCAAGGGCAAAAAGGCTTGCAAGAGTTGGAAATGAAAACAAGCTAGTTGACACTATTTATGTCGATAATGCAGCGCATGCTCACATGCTTGCCTTTGACAGACTCGATGAAAACCATGATTTGTCTGGAAATGTTTATTTCATAAGTCAGGATGAACCTATTCCATTATGGGATATGGTCAATGCGATTCTTGCAGCTGGTGGCAAAGAACCTGTAACAAGAGTTGCCCCTGCGTCAGTGGTTAAGGCTGCGGGTATTATTTTTGAAAGCGTTTACGGTTTTTTTAAAATCAAAAAAGAACCTCCGATGACAAAGTTTGTGGCTGAAGAGCTTGCAACGGCACACTGGTTCAATATTTCAAGGGCAAAAAACGACCTCGGTTATGCACCTGAAATCAGCACAACAGAAGGCTTGAAAATACTTAAAAACTGGCTTGATAAAAACAATGTTCGCAATTAA
- a CDS encoding fatty acid CoA ligase family protein translates to MSRDDLFNIASYLPETAARLPFKKAVIYPHSKDRYGRISYTHFTFRQLDMESDAVAAGLIKNGISKGVRTILMVRPSLEFFVLTFALFKAGAVPVVVDPGMGLKRMLECQMESRPEAFIGIPLAHVLRTVFPKYFSTVRRAVTVGKKWFWGGLTYNDIRIPDTEPVMTQTRKDDTAAILFTTGSTGPAKGVVYTHGVFGAQIKQIQSMFEIGPDEVDLPTFPLFALFDPALGMTAVIPDMDPTKPAKVNPVKIIEAINNHGVTNMFASPALLNRVGTYGEDHDIKIPSMRRVVSAGAPVHPSNIARFKKMLNEESEIYTPYGATEAVPIIAISSSEILSETGMLSEQGYGMCVGRPIGNVDVRIIKITDAPIEDWSDDLVVAQGDVGEITVKGEVVTKSYHNNPNADRISKIEDHDSFWHRMGDLGWMDSSGRIWFCGRKSHRVVTISQTLYTIPCEAIFNNHPAVFRSALVGTGPRGAQIPIICIELKKGVASSKTEQIRNELLEIGSSNPLTESIKTILFHDDFPVDIRHNSKIFREKLSVWAEEQTCTKN, encoded by the coding sequence ATGAGTAGAGACGATTTATTCAATATTGCTTCTTACCTTCCTGAAACTGCAGCAAGACTTCCATTTAAAAAAGCTGTCATATACCCGCATTCCAAGGACAGATACGGAAGAATCTCATATACGCATTTTACTTTCAGGCAGCTTGACATGGAATCGGACGCCGTCGCAGCCGGTCTTATAAAAAATGGCATTTCAAAGGGAGTCAGAACCATCCTGATGGTCAGACCGAGCCTTGAATTTTTTGTTCTGACATTCGCCCTTTTCAAGGCAGGGGCTGTTCCTGTTGTTGTTGACCCTGGGATGGGACTCAAACGGATGCTGGAGTGCCAGATGGAAAGCAGACCAGAAGCGTTCATAGGCATTCCCCTTGCCCATGTCCTCAGAACTGTTTTCCCCAAATATTTCAGCACAGTTCGAAGGGCCGTGACAGTCGGAAAGAAATGGTTCTGGGGCGGTCTGACTTATAATGACATCAGAATCCCTGATACAGAACCTGTAATGACCCAGACAAGAAAAGATGACACCGCAGCCATCCTTTTCACAACAGGAAGCACTGGCCCTGCAAAAGGCGTAGTATATACACACGGAGTTTTTGGAGCGCAGATCAAGCAGATCCAGTCAATGTTCGAAATAGGGCCCGATGAAGTCGATCTGCCGACATTTCCGCTTTTTGCTCTTTTTGACCCGGCCCTCGGCATGACCGCAGTCATTCCTGACATGGATCCGACTAAACCTGCCAAAGTCAATCCTGTAAAAATAATAGAAGCCATCAACAATCACGGAGTAACAAACATGTTCGCCTCCCCTGCTCTCTTAAACAGAGTAGGAACATATGGAGAAGATCATGATATTAAAATTCCATCCATGCGAAGGGTAGTTTCGGCGGGAGCGCCTGTTCACCCGTCAAATATTGCAAGATTCAAAAAGATGCTGAATGAGGAATCAGAAATATACACCCCATATGGAGCAACCGAGGCTGTTCCCATAATAGCCATATCCAGTTCTGAAATACTTTCCGAAACAGGAATGCTCAGCGAACAGGGTTATGGCATGTGCGTCGGAAGACCAATTGGAAATGTGGATGTAAGAATCATCAAAATTACTGATGCCCCAATCGAAGACTGGTCTGACGATCTTGTGGTTGCCCAGGGAGATGTGGGCGAAATTACAGTCAAAGGAGAAGTTGTGACAAAATCATACCACAACAATCCCAATGCGGATAGAATCTCTAAGATTGAGGATCACGATTCGTTCTGGCACAGAATGGGGGATCTCGGCTGGATGGATTCGTCAGGAAGAATATGGTTCTGCGGCAGAAAAAGCCACAGGGTCGTGACAATAAGCCAGACCCTTTACACCATTCCATGCGAGGCTATTTTCAACAATCACCCTGCCGTATTCAGAAGCGCTCTTGTGGGAACAGGGCCAAGAGGAGCGCAAATTCCAATCATATGCATTGAGCTCAAAAAAGGCGTTGCCTCATCCAAAACCGAGCAGATAAGAAATGAACTGCTCGAAATAGGGTCTTCAAACCCGCTCACGGAATCAATAAAAACCATCCTTTTCCACGATGATTTCCCGGTTGACATAAGGCACAACTCAAAAATTTTCAGGGAAAAGCTTTCAGTATGGGCAGAGGAACAGACATGCACGAAAAACTGA
- the gspG gene encoding type II secretion system major pseudopilin GspG, with the protein MNQTNFVFKDEKGFSFIELMVVIFILALLTAIAAPRLIGRTDDAKITKAKVDISGFETALKLYKVDNGTYPSTEQSLDALITKPEIPPVPSKWREGGYMEKSKITPDPWGHDYIYLSPGSHGPYDILCYGADGVPGGEGIDADINSWEIQ; encoded by the coding sequence ATGAATCAGACAAATTTTGTTTTTAAAGACGAAAAAGGCTTTTCATTTATAGAGCTTATGGTTGTTATTTTTATTCTTGCTCTTTTGACTGCAATTGCAGCGCCGCGCCTCATAGGAAGGACGGACGACGCAAAAATAACAAAGGCAAAGGTTGATATTTCAGGTTTTGAAACCGCCCTGAAATTATATAAGGTCGATAACGGAACCTATCCAAGCACAGAGCAGTCACTTGATGCTTTGATCACAAAACCTGAAATCCCGCCTGTTCCCTCAAAATGGAGGGAAGGAGGGTATATGGAAAAATCAAAGATAACCCCTGATCCCTGGGGACATGATTATATATATTTGAGCCCTGGATCCCACGGGCCATATGATATTCTCTGCTACGGAGCAGACGGTGTTCCCGGAGGAGAAGGCATTGATGCTGATATCAACAGCTGGGAGATTCAGTAG
- a CDS encoding type II secretion system protein — translation MLFKRQNSEKGFTFIELMAVLALLGLLYSFALPSLKTSFEKRNTAFGSWFIANAKNFKTLSKGGGAEFYMYIDLDSETVWTGSDKGEKNKNARKLEGDTNIISVEFISGLRVDSGVVRIAFFRGGYSDGVIIHTNEDGKSLSYRMDPFLDDVPVISGHASWEG, via the coding sequence ATGCTTTTTAAAAGACAAAACTCAGAAAAGGGTTTCACATTCATAGAGTTGATGGCAGTTCTTGCCCTTCTCGGCCTTCTTTATTCCTTTGCCCTTCCATCTCTGAAAACCAGTTTTGAAAAGAGAAACACTGCCTTTGGCAGCTGGTTCATAGCAAATGCCAAAAACTTCAAGACATTATCAAAGGGCGGTGGTGCGGAGTTTTATATGTATATTGATCTTGATTCTGAGACCGTATGGACAGGGTCTGACAAGGGTGAAAAGAATAAGAATGCGAGGAAGCTTGAGGGTGATACCAATATAATATCCGTGGAATTCATTTCCGGTTTGAGGGTTGATTCCGGCGTTGTTAGAATTGCTTTTTTTAGGGGCGGATATTCGGACGGAGTCATCATTCACACAAACGAGGACGGGAAATCTTTATCTTACAGAATGGATCCTTTCCTTGACGATGTCCCGGTCATCAGCGGCCACGCATCATGGGAGGGCTGA
- a CDS encoding type IV pilus modification PilV family protein — MRNISDRKGFTFLEVIVAVAIISIVFTAALKMVSQSLALRSVSRFYSVAPYLASVAVEKLDKDGYRAGMSGDFGDEFSGWKWTANITRMSGNETYVWFEMLSKIDLTVRFVPDNLDYRIVFYKMVQNQ; from the coding sequence TTGAGAAATATTTCGGACAGGAAAGGGTTCACCTTCCTTGAAGTCATTGTCGCGGTTGCCATAATTTCCATTGTATTTACAGCTGCCCTTAAAATGGTTTCCCAGTCACTTGCCCTCAGATCTGTATCAAGATTTTATTCGGTTGCTCCTTACCTTGCTTCTGTGGCCGTGGAAAAACTCGATAAAGATGGTTACAGGGCAGGAATGTCAGGTGATTTCGGAGATGAGTTTTCGGGATGGAAATGGACAGCCAATATTACAAGAATGTCCGGTAATGAGACATATGTCTGGTTCGAAATGCTGTCAAAGATTGATTTAACTGTAAGATTTGTTCCTGATAATCTGGACTATCGTATTGTATTTTACAAAATGGTGCAGAATCAGTGA
- a CDS encoding PulJ/GspJ family protein: MRSVQELGSDRGFTLIELLVSIFIFALVMSMIYGAYRTVLTSAETVKHGDLPYEQGRSAIEKISEDLDGLYVSHEAEFNLLKREGKPDPYAVKLEKTTYSGKSFSSLKFVSSAHASFSDEGQGVLSEIILYVSMTSDGRYELRRSDKRFPDNGSGYSPRDPVLCRNVTKFEIEAIDSRGLGQDQFDSETGSGYGEIPAFFSVALESSTGEGKALFKASVPVKVQRMKNIAQPDNIGGNAVQGSTTGKNEKKETSKP, from the coding sequence ATAAGAAGCGTTCAAGAGCTTGGGAGTGATAGGGGGTTTACCCTCATTGAGCTGCTTGTTTCAATTTTCATTTTTGCGCTTGTCATGTCCATGATTTACGGTGCTTACAGGACGGTACTTACAAGCGCTGAAACGGTAAAACACGGGGATCTGCCATATGAGCAGGGGAGAAGCGCCATCGAGAAGATATCCGAAGATCTTGATGGTCTTTATGTATCCCATGAAGCAGAATTCAATCTTCTGAAAAGAGAAGGCAAACCTGATCCTTATGCTGTGAAGCTCGAAAAAACCACGTATTCAGGCAAAAGTTTTTCTTCTTTAAAATTCGTGTCGTCTGCCCATGCCTCATTCTCGGATGAGGGCCAGGGCGTCCTGTCAGAAATAATTTTATATGTTTCCATGACAAGTGACGGCAGATATGAACTAAGACGGTCTGATAAAAGATTTCCTGATAATGGTTCTGGCTATTCGCCAAGAGATCCTGTTTTATGCAGAAATGTTACAAAATTTGAGATTGAGGCGATTGACTCAAGAGGCCTTGGACAAGACCAATTCGATTCAGAAACTGGATCAGGATATGGAGAGATTCCGGCTTTTTTTTCAGTTGCGCTTGAGTCGTCAACCGGGGAAGGAAAGGCTCTTTTTAAGGCATCTGTCCCTGTGAAGGTGCAGAGAATGAAAAATATCGCGCAGCCTGATAATATCGGAGGGAATGCGGTACAGGGCAGTACAACGGGAAAAAATGAAAAAAAAGAAACATCCAAACCTTAA
- a CDS encoding type II secretion system minor pseudopilin, which translates to MKKKKHPNLKNNEKGIALVITLAVVAAILSAAIFINTKVRRDFEAAAVSKERGQMRAMTSSGISAAMALLIKDRKDSNIDTLQEDWANPEFLEGVTQALAFEKGRVRLRISDEKAKIQVNALVNYPEARYFNETQQAFWIHFLDLAIKSDPDSPESTRPESFIEPLKDWLDSGDDEAITGTEGAEDAYYRSLENPYPCKNGRLAYVDEIFLVKNLGREKLTKSGLSDPSEIFSVHCGIPGQNNEGLTFDGKININTASQVVIAGILPEGKEGLAAEIASFRNDKIEGSFVNDLEKANWYKSVPGCEDLTIKPELITLSSDFFRIDAAAEMEGGQGLCESVIVQRVKNNDKQGSIECRVLSRWFSHDMPLWIHGAAKPKNDES; encoded by the coding sequence ATGAAAAAAAAGAAACATCCAAACCTTAAAAATAACGAAAAAGGCATCGCTCTTGTCATAACGCTTGCAGTCGTTGCTGCCATTCTTTCTGCGGCCATATTCATCAATACCAAGGTCAGGCGTGATTTTGAAGCTGCCGCTGTTTCCAAGGAAAGGGGACAGATGCGAGCCATGACATCTTCGGGTATCAGTGCTGCCATGGCTCTGCTTATCAAGGACAGAAAGGATTCGAATATTGACACTCTTCAGGAGGATTGGGCAAACCCGGAATTTCTTGAAGGCGTGACCCAGGCTCTGGCTTTTGAAAAGGGCAGGGTAAGACTCAGAATTTCGGATGAAAAGGCAAAGATTCAGGTAAACGCCCTTGTTAATTATCCGGAGGCAAGGTATTTCAACGAGACCCAACAGGCATTCTGGATTCATTTTCTTGACCTTGCCATTAAAAGTGACCCTGATTCCCCGGAATCAACAAGACCGGAAAGTTTTATCGAGCCACTCAAAGACTGGCTGGATTCAGGAGATGACGAGGCCATAACAGGGACTGAAGGAGCTGAGGATGCATACTACAGATCTCTTGAGAATCCTTATCCCTGTAAGAACGGGAGACTTGCCTATGTTGACGAGATCTTTCTCGTAAAGAATCTTGGGAGGGAAAAATTGACGAAATCAGGGCTTTCTGATCCGTCCGAAATTTTTTCAGTCCATTGCGGTATCCCTGGGCAGAATAATGAGGGTTTGACCTTTGACGGAAAAATAAATATAAATACAGCTTCCCAGGTCGTGATAGCCGGAATTCTTCCTGAAGGCAAGGAAGGGCTTGCAGCCGAGATTGCCTCTTTCAGGAATGACAAGATAGAAGGCAGCTTTGTAAATGATCTTGAAAAAGCAAACTGGTACAAGAGCGTTCCTGGATGTGAAGATCTGACCATAAAGCCCGAATTGATAACACTTTCAAGCGATTTTTTCAGGATAGACGCAGCAGCAGAAATGGAAGGCGGACAGGGATTGTGCGAGAGCGTCATCGTGCAGAGAGTAAAAAACAATGATAAGCAGGGCTCAATTGAATGCCGCGTTCTGTCAAGATGGTTCAGCCATGACATGCCACTGTGGATTCACGGAGCCGCTAAACCAAAGAATGACGAGTCTTAA
- a CDS encoding GspL/Epsl periplasmic domain-containing protein: protein MTSEYIGIEIGRQRIGLAVIEADRNHVEIIEDRFLDLADSFSIEILEQSLPDLLSDVKHVPRPVILSISPLMASFRLVELPFTSESKIRQVIDLEMETLVPFQTENMQSSFVRLFSGSGKDSSSVLACCIDGEFLDAVTDLFKKYGMEIVALTVSGYASAAAFACGVSDYFGVGFGINSAKSLVYADASPDSIIISIIKSGEVVFVRSVAIKKGGMPLPSFISEESFRTVTYYCDYHDSEFEVSDFVYSVSGMTDPVWLDASWTEMLEQAFSVRGLSCRKICSESPAYLNILSAVSIYSSGKGLLNFARSGFFKAGVLKSLRKSWSDTFIVACLTFFTSFFYLGVSEYSAFKTLNRLDAETKSIFMETFPDTRKIVDPYQQMSVKVKSLMQNQGADSDKGLILDILKEISLKIKTDIDITVTSVTILSDEIQLHGEATSFDLAETARKALSESKLFSDVKVDSVNSDSKTGKVVFKLNLKRGLQT, encoded by the coding sequence ATGACTTCTGAATATATAGGTATTGAAATCGGACGGCAGAGAATAGGGCTTGCTGTCATTGAAGCGGACAGAAACCATGTCGAGATAATTGAAGACAGGTTTCTGGATCTTGCTGATTCTTTTTCCATTGAGATTCTTGAGCAATCTCTTCCGGACCTTTTATCAGACGTTAAGCATGTTCCAAGACCTGTCATACTATCCATCTCACCCCTTATGGCCTCATTCAGACTGGTTGAGCTTCCATTTACATCAGAAAGCAAGATCCGTCAGGTGATTGATCTTGAAATGGAGACTCTTGTTCCGTTTCAGACAGAGAATATGCAGTCGTCCTTTGTAAGGCTTTTTTCCGGATCAGGAAAAGATTCATCTTCCGTTCTTGCGTGCTGCATTGACGGTGAATTTCTTGATGCTGTTACTGATTTATTCAAGAAATATGGCATGGAGATTGTCGCTTTGACTGTTTCCGGGTATGCATCAGCCGCGGCTTTTGCTTGCGGGGTGTCAGATTATTTTGGTGTCGGTTTTGGCATCAATTCGGCTAAAAGTCTTGTTTATGCTGATGCTTCCCCAGATTCCATAATAATTTCAATAATCAAATCAGGGGAAGTCGTTTTTGTAAGATCAGTTGCAATTAAAAAGGGAGGCATGCCTCTTCCTTCATTCATTTCCGAAGAGTCGTTTAGAACCGTCACATATTATTGTGATTACCATGATTCAGAATTTGAAGTTTCTGATTTTGTGTATTCAGTATCAGGGATGACTGACCCTGTATGGCTTGATGCCTCATGGACGGAAATGCTTGAACAGGCATTTTCTGTCCGGGGGCTTTCATGCAGGAAAATATGCTCCGAATCTCCCGCATATTTGAATATTTTGTCTGCGGTGTCTATCTATTCATCAGGAAAAGGGCTGCTTAATTTTGCAAGATCCGGTTTTTTCAAGGCAGGGGTTTTAAAAAGCCTGAGAAAAAGCTGGTCAGATACTTTTATTGTCGCCTGTCTTACTTTTTTTACGTCGTTTTTTTATCTTGGAGTGTCTGAATACTCGGCCTTTAAGACCCTTAACAGACTTGATGCAGAGACCAAGAGCATTTTCATGGAAACGTTTCCTGATACAAGAAAAATAGTTGATCCTTACCAGCAGATGTCCGTAAAAGTGAAGTCACTTATGCAAAATCAGGGCGCAGATTCTGATAAAGGGCTGATACTTGATATTTTAAAGGAAATATCCCTGAAAATAAAAACTGACATAGATATCACAGTGACGTCTGTTACTATACTCTCTGATGAAATTCAGCTGCATGGAGAGGCGACTTCCTTTGATCTGGCTGAAACAGCAAGAAAAGCACTTTCAGAGTCAAAACTATTTTCAGATGTGAAAGTTGATTCTGTCAATTCCGACAGCAAGACCGGCAAGGTTGTTTTTAAACTTAATCTTAAAAGGGGGCTTCAGACTTAA
- the gspM gene encoding type II secretion system protein GspM, producing the protein MTAFWTRLAKREKYAVSAAAGAFLIFIFWVAIISPFLSHREKTAKAIKAKSGIVREMRELQEKYRTLSVKGNQAPITGESIFSFVEKTARETGLKESLASINPSEISDPQTGKKKSRVDVRFQSIDANQLVLFLHKIETSGQGVIENITVTRSTGEKAFLNTNMLIVSN; encoded by the coding sequence ATGACTGCTTTCTGGACAAGGCTTGCCAAAAGGGAAAAATATGCTGTTTCGGCAGCTGCCGGTGCTTTTTTGATTTTTATTTTCTGGGTCGCCATAATTTCACCATTTTTGAGTCACAGGGAAAAGACCGCCAAGGCAATAAAAGCCAAGTCAGGCATTGTAAGAGAGATGAGGGAACTTCAGGAAAAATACCGGACTCTTTCAGTAAAGGGCAATCAAGCCCCAATTACCGGAGAATCCATCTTCTCCTTTGTTGAGAAAACCGCAAGGGAGACCGGGCTCAAGGAAAGTCTTGCGTCTATCAATCCTTCTGAAATAAGTGATCCCCAGACCGGAAAGAAAAAATCGAGGGTGGATGTAAGATTTCAGTCCATTGATGCTAATCAGCTTGTTCTCTTTCTCCATAAAATTGAAACATCAGGGCAGGGAGTCATAGAAAATATTACGGTAACAAGATCAACAGGCGAAAAAGCCTTCCTTAATACAAACATGCTCATAGTCTCTAATTAG
- the gspN gene encoding type II secretion system protein GspN, whose protein sequence is MSGIFYKIKRIWPYLVYALAAVLFFLVLFFPDRIVSSFVTQKFSETFPGSGLSAEKIKISFPPGIELLNPVFSIKGMDEINAELVRIRPSILSIIGISKKIHSEVTAFGGNLSIDAGFKDLKSLEAAKASIKKLDLSKMPKSVFKGYDVKGIVDSDILLQSGEKGFDGEFSINVGGGGISVPFLSGLDLSPATLVTDGVIAGGVADIKKCVFTAGDFSGDAIGKINISNNIGKSGLNLTLNINRKESNPDSTPNMMIDAVFKSGSKKKIVVTGTIDNPKYSFN, encoded by the coding sequence ATGTCAGGGATTTTCTATAAAATTAAACGTATTTGGCCTTATCTTGTTTATGCGTTGGCAGCGGTTCTTTTTTTTCTTGTTTTGTTTTTTCCTGACAGGATCGTATCTTCTTTTGTAACCCAGAAGTTCTCCGAAACTTTTCCCGGATCAGGACTTTCGGCAGAAAAGATAAAGATTAGTTTTCCTCCCGGAATCGAGCTTCTTAATCCTGTTTTTTCGATAAAGGGCATGGATGAAATAAATGCCGAACTTGTCCGAATAAGACCCTCCATTCTTTCCATCATCGGTATTTCAAAAAAAATCCATTCGGAGGTCACGGCTTTTGGCGGAAATTTGTCGATAGATGCGGGTTTCAAGGATTTAAAGAGTCTTGAAGCAGCTAAGGCAAGTATTAAAAAACTGGATCTTTCAAAGATGCCGAAGTCTGTTTTCAAGGGATATGATGTCAAAGGAATTGTTGACTCAGATATTCTTCTGCAATCAGGAGAAAAAGGCTTTGACGGTGAATTTTCCATTAATGTGGGCGGTGGCGGAATTTCTGTTCCATTTTTGTCCGGGCTTGATTTAAGCCCTGCCACTCTGGTTACGGATGGAGTAATAGCAGGTGGTGTGGCAGATATTAAAAAATGTGTTTTTACAGCCGGTGATTTTTCCGGTGATGCTATCGGGAAAATAAATATATCAAACAATATAGGCAAGTCAGGACTTAATCTGACTTTGAATATCAACCGGAAGGAAAGCAATCCCGATTCCACCCCAAACATGATGATTGACGCTGTTTTTAAATCAGGAAGCAAAAAAAAGATTGTTGTGACCGGAACGATCGACAATCCGAAATATTCATTTAACTGA